In a genomic window of Phyllostomus discolor isolate MPI-MPIP mPhyDis1 chromosome 5, mPhyDis1.pri.v3, whole genome shotgun sequence:
- the SLC16A12 gene encoding monocarboxylate transporter 12 → MPILNANGKSLDSKLFQDHNWAVGVTWKKKRIESMTKVNRTRSISPPDGGWGWMIVAGCFLVTICTRAVTRCISIFFVEFQTYFTQDYAQTAWIHSIVDCVTMLCAPLGSVVSNHLSCQVGIMLGGLLASTGLILGSFATSLKHLYLTLGVLTGLGFALCYSPAIAMVGKYFSKRKALAYGIAMSGSGIGTFILAPVVQLLIEQFSWRGALLILGGFVLNLCVCGALMRPITLKEDPTTPEQNHVCRTQKQDFQRASPCSILSKEWMQTCLCCSLQQEYSFLLMSDFAVLAISVLFMAYGCSPLFVYLVPYALSVGVSPQQAAFLMSVLGVIDIVGNVTFGWLTDRRCLKNYQYVCYLFAVGLDGLCYLCLPLLQTLPLLVPFSCTFGYFDGAYVTLIPVVTAEIVGTSSLSSALGVVYFLHAVPYLVSPPIAGWLVDMTGSYTAAFLLCGFSMIFSSLLLGFARLVKKMKKPQLRLLAKESDPKLQLGTNGSVAYSVASELDQKDGESVSLAMPGYNPT, encoded by the exons ATGCCAATCTTGAATGCCAACGGGAAGTCACTGGACAGCAAACTCTTCCAAGATCATAACTGGGCTGTTGGAgtaacttggaaaaaaaaaagaattgaaagcatgACAAAAGTTAATAGAACTCGGTCCATCTCCCCTCCAGATGGAGGGTGGGGCTGGATGATTGTGGCTGGCTGTTTCCTTGTCACCATCTGTACCCGAGCAGTAACCAG atgtatttcaattttttttgtggaGTTCCAGACATACTTCACTCAGGACTATGCACAAACAGCATGGATCCATTCCATTGTAGACTGTGTGACCATGCTCTGTG cTCCACTTGGGAGTGTCGTCAGCAACCATTTATCCTGTCAAGTGGGAATCATGCTGGGTGGCTTGCTCGCATCTACTGGTCTGATCCTGGGCTCCTTTGCCACCAGTCTGAAGCACCTCTACCTCACTCTGGGAGTTCTTACAG GTCTTGGATTTGCACTTTGCTACTCTCCAGCCATCGCCATGGTTGGCAAGTATTTCAGCAAGCGGAAAGCCCTTGCTTACGGGATCGCTATGTCGGGAAGCGGCATTGGCACGTTCATCCTGGCCCCTGTGGTTCAGCTCCTTATAGAACAGTTTTCCTGGCGGGGAGCACTACTCATTCTCGGGGGCTTTGTATTGAACCTCTGTGTCTGCGGTGCCTTGATGCGGCCAATTACTCTTAAAGAGGACCCTACGACTCCAGAGCAGAACCATGTCTGTAGAACTCAGAAACAAGACTTTCAGCGTGCATCTCCCTGTTCAATTTTGAGTAAAGAATGGATGCAGACCTGCCTCTGTTGCTCTCTGCAGCAAGAATACAGTTTCTTACTAATGTCCGATTTTGCCGTATTAGCCATCTCTGTTCTGTTTATGGCTTACGGCTGCAGCCCTCTCTTTGTGTACTTGGTGCCTTACGCTCTGAGCGTTGGAGTGAGTCCTCAGCAGGCCGCTTTCCTTATGTCCGTGCTCGGGGTGATTGACATCGTTGGCAATGTCACGTTTGGATGGCTAACTGACAGAAG GTGTCTGAAGAATTACCAATATGTTTGCTACCTCTTTGCCGTGGGACTAGATGGACTCTGCTATCTCTGCCTCCCACTGCTTCAAACTCTGCCCCTGCTCGTGCCTTTTTCTTGTACCTTTGGCTACTTTGATGGTGCCTATGTGACTCTGATCCCAGTCGTGACTGCAGAAATAGTGGGGACCTCCTCTCTGTCGTCAGCCCTCGGTGTGGTGTACTTTCTTCACGCAGTGCCCTATTTGGTGAGCCCACCCATTGCAG GGTGGCTGGTAGATATGACGGGCAGCTACACTGCAGCGTTTCTCCTCTGCGGATTTTCAATGATATTTAGTTCTCTGTTGCTTGGATTTGCTAGACTTGTCAAGAAGATGAAAAAACCCCAGCTGCGGCTCCTTGCCAAAGAATCTGACCCCAAGCTGCAGCTAGGGACCAATGGATCGGTGGCGTATTCTGTAGCAAGTGAATTAGATCAGAAAGACGGGGAATCTGTGTCTCTTGCCATGCCTGGTTACAACCCCACGTGA